A window of Plasmodium malariae genome assembly, chromosome: 5 contains these coding sequences:
- the PmUG01_05035600 gene encoding conserved Plasmodium protein, unknown function — MDSGIFWKFPCEEGAFDMSKYVEANDLESILNYEGVIQEIKAENYELLNFLGREENLKKMLSYIIEESDEKNNYDKSYKFPYKCHQIISLENKLISDAIVYNNNLMKYFWNFILNKNQLNEVLAGYFSRCAIAIYNKNTKEIVNFLKKKKDLYLKGFLYHFYSRNITELFKVLLFVKIPYLCIFDNKDIIFLILSNLNGNFSDNIYITSDREDNITCLIRDIFVRKSEIYYFNYFLIDLSSQLSFSYLIKCVFSECPYTISAAITIISDLLHYTVLAKSYSNIDFYECMEIYNKEEEMKKNELRDVMDSDQCKTDKAIQNNNKKKKRKSNKMIEEEENTYTSKAYISCIQNNINDGISSTKNSDSSTPNDAFIRKVAPHDNRFEKEKREIIEKSELEKEDNINNKEKHLAHVSKKIKEEKSSRGVAMGLALGPETGQMGHADQVGQAEQVGYIAYVGLNEGSSPDNINEEDGSNTSEKMNEPKEEIKKNAGLGNQPIDIEKGSSDGCAAYDDQNEGETNNNKKGEKDDFYRTVNNICMNCGASNNVHSSACTCTAGCTAGHTSICNLDNPIERKEKNTAFDPHKDDDPNDVNNNYHDGSCSSALLNNNRSITEEGNKHSEHESWAIFNNCANQNNNRGINFKETKNEKSSEMDNCFSCESELSSSDYSDDENLEHLTKIRFEDVLNRMRKIASNKVYVNQEGMPNVERCKGGDEKSDEWSSERSGEWRGEFSREFNGERNERFRRGERNGINETVERGGRGGIVKERMNSEDIFGIESNGCASSMMLNEQMKEDTFHIFQKEEGDVNIPLSKWVECLENCSFIDICFYNYIKDIMKLYVKNINKNKDKNVLGFTTLEIIQLIKTLIKTKSKNILTEIIDEGFFDISIDIFFKYKWNNLLHISVCDLLQTIIFKENEYSYLLYYILALTTFLPKCLRYFDAVRRCRNIKNKKFESIIDCGYKAHLLHICQILSNKSLEIKWLSNFLVTVSGWNDIIIDELNHYSLYFNDVNYNDEKKEEVLDRNDIITNDMCCTNGNDNFTLVNTNVATNNNITAEEEERGIQFSIENSGENRGGNNRDNNRENNRDNNRENNRDSNMEHSRDINMEHSRDINMEHNRDINMEHNRDNNFGSYSNVIDILFDENKNEYNKYLNDCYKNTSDYSLPSNSSLNRDSNGTTNCNGISGTNNGSNGNTNCSINSDSGNNTNRENAHNIMDNYNKEVEAQFDGNNFDISNYQNNYDDNFHKYDDFYDNNIQNKIINFPNDSNNYAFDDHMNEEEDSHFDDMQNGNNY, encoded by the exons ATGGATAGCGGTATATTTTGGAAATTTCCATGTGAAGAAGGTGCATTTGATATGAGCAAATATGTAGAGGCTAACGACCTAGAgagtatattaaattatgaagGTGTGATACAAGAAATAAAAGCAGAAAACTACGAgttgttaaattttttaggaagagaagaaaatttaaaaaagatgtTAAGCTATATTATTGAAGAGTCCgatgagaaaaataattatgacaAGTCATATAAATTTCCTTATAAATGTCATCAGATAATAAgtttagaaaataaattaattagtgACGCaatagtatataataataatttgatgaaatatttttggaattttattttaaataaaaatcaatTGAATGAAGTACTGGCAGGTTATTTTAGTAGATGTGCTATTgccatatataataagaatacaaaagaaattgtaaattttttaaaaaagaaaaaagatttatatttaaaagggtttttatatcatttttattcaaGAAATATTACAGAATTATTtaaagttttattatttgttaaaataccttatttatgtatatttgataataaggatattatttttttaattttaagtaaTCTCAATGGAAATTTTTCGgacaatatttatattacatcTGATAGAGAAGATAATATTACTTGTTTAATTAGAGATATATTTGTAAGAAAAtcagaaatatattatttcaattaTTTCCTTATTGATTTATCATCTCAATTGTCTTTCTCTTATCTTATTAAATGCGTTTTTTCAGAATGCCCATATACCATATCTGctgctattactattatttcgGATCTGTTACACTATACTGTGTTGGCTAAGTCCTATAGTAATATAGACTTTTACGAGTGTATGGAAATATACAATAAGGAAGAagagatgaaaaaaaacgAGTTAAGAGATGTTATGGATTCAGATCAGTGTAAAACAGACAAAgctatacaaaataataataaa aaaaaaaaaaggaaatcaaataaaatgatagaagaagaagaaaatacatatacatcaAAAGCATATATTAGTTgcattcaaaataatatcaaTGATGGAATTTCAAGTACGAAAAACAGCGATTCTTCAACACCCAACGACGCTTTTATTAGGAAAGTTGCACCCCACGATAATAGATTTGAAAAGgagaaaagagaaataatagaaaaaagcgaattagaaaaagaggacaatattaataataaagaaaaacatttaGCTCATGttagcaaaaaaattaaggagGAAAAAAGCTCTCGAGGTGTAGCAATGGGTTTAGCTCTTGGTCCAGAGACAGGCCAAATGGGCCACGCTGACCAAGTTGGACAAGCTGAGCAGGTAGGTTACATTGCCTATGTTGGACTTAACGAAGGGAGTAGTCCAGATAACATTAATGAGGAGGACGGATCGAACACTTCGGAAAAGATGAACGAACCAAAggaggaaataaaaaaaaatgcaggTCTAGGGAACCAGCCAATAGACATTGAAAAGGGGAGTAGCGATGGTTGTGCTGCATATGATGATCAAAATGAAGGGGAAACAaacaataacaaaaaaggagaaaaagaTGATTTTTATCGCactgttaataatatatgtatgaattgTGGTGCTTCCAACAATGTACATAGTTCTGCATGCACCTGTACCGCTGGATGCACCGCTGGCCATACCTCTATTTGTAACCTTGACAATCCCATTgaaagaaaagagaaaaatactGCATTTGACCCCCATAAAGATGATGACCCTAATGACGTTAATAATAACTATCATGATGGTAGTTGTAGTAGTGcgcttttaaataataatagaagtATTACCGAAGAGGGGAACAAACACAGTGAGCATGAAAGCTGGGCCATTTTTAACAACTGTGCTAATCAGAATAACAATAGaggaataaattttaaagaaacaaaaaatgaaaagagtAGTGAAATGGATAACTGCTTTTCGTGCGAATCGGAACTATCCTCTTCGGATTATTCTGATGACGAAAATTTGGAGCATTTGACAAAAATAAGATTTGAAGATGTACTAAATAGGATGAGAAAAATTGCTAGCAATAAGGTTTATGTTAATCAGGAGGGGATGCCTAATGTGGAAAGATGCAAAGGGGGTGACGAGAAAAGCGATGAGTGGAGTAGCGAACGGAGCGGCGAATGGAGAGGAGAATTTAGCAGAGAATTTAATGGCGAACGAAATGAACGATTCAGAAGGGGTGAGAGAAACGGGATAAATGAAACAGTGGAGAGAGGAGGAAGAGGAGGTATCGTAAAAGAACGAATGAACAGTGAGGATATATTTGGTATTGAATCAAACGGATGTGCAAGCAGTATGATGTtgaatgaacaaatgaaagAAGAcacatttcatatatttcaaaaagaaGAAGGAGATGTGAACATTCCTCTTAGCAAATGGGTAGAGTGTTTAGAAAATTGTAgttttatagatatatgtttttataattatataaaagatataatgAAGTTATAtgtaaagaatataaataaaaataaggataAGAATGTTCTTGGATTTACTACCTTAGAAATTATAcaattaattaaaacattaattAAGACTAagtcaaaaaatatattaacagaaATAATTGACGAAggtttttttgatatttcaattgatattttttttaaatataaatggaataatttattacatatatctgTATGTGATTTATTACaaacaattatatttaaagaaaatgaatattcatatttgttATACTACATATTAGCATTAACAACATTTTTACCAAAATGTTTACGATATTTTGATGCAGTGAGAAGGTGtcgaaatattaaaaat aaaaaatttgaaagtATAATTGATTGTGGATATAAAGCGCATCTGTTACATATATGCCAAATATTAAGTAATAAATCTTTAGAAATTAAATGGTTATCAAACTTTTTAGTAACCGTCTCAGGTTGGAATGACATAATAATAGATGAACTGAATCATTATTCCTTATATTTCAATGATGTTAATTACAacgatgaaaaaaaagaagaagtaCTTGATCGAAACGACATAATAACCAACGATATGTGTTGTACCAATGGTAACGATAATTTTACTCTTGTCAATACAAACGTGGCGACTAATAATAACATCACTGCTGAAGAGGAAGAGAGGGGTATCCAATTTAGCATCGAAAATAGTGGAGAAAATAGGGGGGGGAATAATAGAGATAATAATAGGGAAAATAACAGAGATAATAATAGGGAAAATAATAGAGATAGTAACATGGAACATAGTAGAGATATTAACATGGAACATAGTAGAGATATTAACATGGAACATAATAGAGATATTAACATGGAACATAACAGGGATAATAATTTTGGTAGCTACTCAAATgttatagatatattatttgatgaaaataaaaatgaatacaataaatatttaaatgattgTTATAAAAACACCTCGGATTACTCCTTGCCCTCAAACTCCTCTTTAAATAGAGACAGTAATGGTACTACCAACTGTAACGGCATTAGTGGCACAAACAATGGTAGTAATGGTAATACCAACTGTAGTATCAATAGCGATAGTGGTAATAATACCAACAGGGAGAATGCGCACAATATAATGGATAATTATAACAAGGAAGTGGAAGCACAATTTGACGGTAATAATTTTGATATAAGCAACTACCAAAATAACTACGATGATAATTTCCATAAATATGATGacttttatgataataatattcaaaacaaaataattaattttccaAACGACTCTAATAATTATGCATTTGACGATCATATgaatgaagaagaagataGTCATTTCGATGATATGCAAAACGGGAATAACTACTAG